A single Desulfovibrio piger DNA region contains:
- the folP gene encoding dihydropteroate synthase codes for MGIVNLTPDSFYDGGTHDSADLGLAHAVRLHAEGADILDLGAESFRPGAQALEPEEELLRLMPVLRELRREIPGAVLSVDTYHAATAAAVLEEGVQIINDISACAFDPGLLDVLVQYKPGYVLMHSQGRPDVMQQDPRYADVRSEVMAFFERGLHRLTAAGLPEEHIVLDPGIGFGKTLGHNLELLAHAEDWLAFGRPVLLGLSMKSMFGQLLGLTTPERGCATQVATALLWEKGLFWHRVHDVAATRRTLTLAAALRDPAGACRP; via the coding sequence ATGGGCATCGTCAACCTGACGCCGGATTCCTTTTATGACGGCGGCACGCACGATTCCGCGGACCTGGGCCTGGCCCATGCCGTGCGCCTGCATGCGGAAGGGGCCGACATCCTCGACCTGGGGGCGGAGTCTTTCCGGCCCGGTGCGCAGGCACTGGAGCCGGAAGAGGAACTGCTGCGCCTCATGCCCGTGCTGCGGGAGCTGCGGCGGGAGATCCCCGGGGCCGTGCTCTCCGTGGATACCTACCATGCGGCCACGGCGGCCGCCGTGCTGGAAGAGGGCGTGCAGATCATCAACGATATCTCGGCCTGTGCCTTCGACCCCGGCCTGCTGGACGTGCTCGTCCAGTACAAGCCCGGCTATGTGCTCATGCACAGCCAGGGCCGGCCGGACGTCATGCAGCAGGATCCCCGCTACGCGGACGTGCGTTCCGAGGTCATGGCCTTTTTCGAGCGCGGGCTGCACCGCCTGACGGCCGCCGGTCTGCCGGAAGAGCACATCGTGCTGGACCCCGGCATCGGCTTCGGCAAGACCCTGGGCCACAACCTGGAGCTGCTGGCCCATGCGGAGGACTGGCTCGCCTTCGGGCGGCCCGTGCTCCTGGGCCTGTCCATGAAATCCATGTTCGGGCAGCTGCTGGGCCTCACCACCCCGGAACGGGGCTGCGCCACCCAGGTGGCCACGGCCTTGCTCTGGGAAAAGGGGCTGTTCTGGCACCGTGTGCATGATGTGGCCGCCACGCGCCGGACCCTCACCCTGGCGGCGGCCCTCCGCGATCCTGCAGGGGCCTGCCGGCCCTGA
- the cdaA gene encoding diadenylate cyclase CdaA encodes MLEHVVFEWRDALDILLVAVLLYQVIQLLRGSRALTVLTGLGLLTLLYFISRSMALYTLTWLLQHVFSSLFLLIVVIFQSDIRQALGEIGTNNLFRKRALQHSAVEEVVMACVEMARLRVGALIVIERGTRLDDMIKREGVRVDALLSRQLLMNIFYPKAPLHDGAVLISKGRITAAACILPLAEAKGQSFGTRHRAALGMTQECDAVVVVVSEERGEISVAIKGELVRSLDATRLRQVLNDIL; translated from the coding sequence GTGCTGGAACATGTGGTTTTTGAATGGCGTGACGCGCTGGATATCCTGCTGGTGGCAGTGCTGCTCTACCAGGTCATCCAGCTGTTGCGGGGATCGCGTGCCCTGACGGTGCTGACCGGTCTCGGCCTGCTGACCCTGCTGTATTTCATTTCGCGCAGCATGGCGCTGTATACCCTGACCTGGCTGCTGCAGCATGTCTTCAGCTCCCTGTTCCTGCTCATCGTGGTCATCTTCCAGAGCGACATCCGGCAGGCACTGGGCGAGATAGGGACCAACAACCTTTTCCGCAAGCGCGCGTTGCAGCATTCGGCCGTGGAAGAGGTGGTCATGGCCTGTGTGGAGATGGCCCGCCTGCGTGTGGGGGCCCTCATCGTCATCGAACGGGGCACCCGGCTGGATGACATGATCAAGCGCGAGGGCGTGCGGGTGGATGCCCTGCTGTCGCGCCAGCTGCTCATGAACATCTTCTATCCCAAGGCGCCCCTGCATGACGGTGCCGTGCTCATCAGCAAGGGACGCATCACGGCCGCGGCCTGCATCCTGCCCCTGGCCGAGGCCAAGGGTCAGTCGTTCGGCACGCGGCACCGCGCCGCCCTGGGCATGACACAGGAATGCGATGCCGTGGTGGTCGTGGTCTCGGAAGAGCGCGGCGAGATCTCCGTGGCCATAAAGGGCGAGCTCGTCCGCAGTCTTGATGCCACGCGCTTGAGGCAGGTGCTCAATGATATCCTCTAG